From Kitasatospora sp. MAP12-44:
GCGCGCTGCTCTGGCGACGGCGTGCCCCGCGCACCGACCCGCTGCGCGCGGGCTATCTGCTGTGGGGCGGCTGGCTGGCTGTCTTCTTCGTGGTCTTCAGCGCGGGCAGCGTCGGCGGCCACAGCTACTACATGGGCGTGATCGCCGTCCCGCTGGCCGCGCTGAGCGGCGCGGGGATCGTGCTGCTCCGGCAGGCCTACCTGGACGGCGGGCGGCGGGCCTGGGCGCTGCCGGCCGCCGTGGTCGGCACGGTGGCCTGGAGTGCCTACCTGGCCCAGCGGTTCCCCGCCTTCCTGCCCTGGCTGGCACCGACCGCGCTCGGCACGGGCGGGCTCGCGCTGCTGCTGCTCGGCGCCGCGAAGACCGAGCGGTTCGGCGGGGGCGGCGTACGCGGGCTGCGGATCGCCGCCGCCGGGCTGGTCGCCGCGGTCGCCGCGGTGCTGGTCGGCCCGGCGGCCTGGGCCGCCTCGGTGCTCGACCCCGCGTACGGCAACTCGGGGATGGGCACGGTGGGTCCGCAGGCGCAGCACGGCTTCGGACGCCCGCAGCCGAGCGGCGCGGCCCAGCCGGGTGACGCCGCCTGGGCGGCCGCCCTCCAGGGCCACTCGACCCTGAGCGCAGCCCAGCGGGCCCTGCTCGGCTATGTCCGGGCGCACGACGAGGGCGCGCGCTACCTCTTCGCCACCACCACCTGGACGGCCTCCTCGCCGTACATCCTGGCGACCGGCGCGGAGGTGCTCCCGATCGGCGGCTTCACCGGACAGGCGCCGGCCCCGACCCTGGACCGGCTCCGCTCGCTGGTGGCCGGCGGGCAGTTGCACTACGTGCTGATCGCCCCGGGCCTCGGCGAGCGGCTGACCGGCGCCAAGGGCGGCGGTCAGCCGCCGGCCGAGACCGGGCCGACCGAGGCGATCACCTCCTGGGTCCGCGCCGACTGCACCCCCGTACCGCCCGCCGAGTACACCGGGCCCGCGGAACCGGAGCGGGACCAGACGCTGTACCGCTGCGCACCGTGAACGCGGGCTGCCGGACAGGGGCTGCCGGCCCCCTTGAGCGGACTGGCAGACTGGGGAGCATGACTGAACGGAAGAACTTGCTTTCGGGCCCGGCCCCGACGCTGCTCCAGGAAGAGTCCGAGCCGTACCGGCGGCTGGCCGAGGAGTCCGCGTCGCCAAACCAGCTCGCGGCGGACTACCCGTGGTTCTCGCTCGCCTGGGCGATGCTCGCCGACGACGCCTTCACCGAGGGCCGGGTCGTCGAGTCCTACGCCTACGCGCGCACCGGCTACCACCGCGGCCTGGACTCGCTGCGCCGGGCCGGCTGGAAGGGCCACGGCCCGATCCCGTGGGAGCACCGCGCCAACCGCGGCTTCCTGCGCTGCCTGGCCGGCCTGGCCCGGGCCGCCGACGCCATCAAGGAGACCGAAGAGGCCACCCGCTGCTGGGAGTTCCTCAAGGACAGCAGCCCCGAGGCGTACGCCGAACTCAAGCAGTAACCGGTCCTGAGACCGCCCGAGCGGCCGCCCCACCGAACCCGGTGGGGCGGCCGCTGTGCGTGCGGGGTGACGAACGGTCAGCCCAGCACCGGCAGGTGCGCCGCGAGGTCACTGCGCTCGCCGCTGGCGGTCACCAGCGCGTCGTCCACCGCCGAGGCCCAGTCCAGGCGGCCGGTGGCCAGCCGGATCCAGTTCAGCGGGTCGGTCTCGACCACGTTCGGCGGGGTGCCGCGGGTGTGCCGCGGGCCGGCCACCGCCTGCACCACGGCATACGGCGGGATACGCAACTCCACGGATCCGCCCGGCACTTGGTCGGCGAAGGCATCCGCGAGCAGTCGGCAGACCGAGGCCAGCGCGAAGCGGTCGTGCGGGAAGTCGGGATACCCCAGCGCCGCCGCCAGGTCGTCCGCGTGCACCACCGTCTCCACCAGCCGGGTGACCAGCAGGTCGGCCAGCGTCATCGAGCCCAGTCGGATCTCCAACCGGCGCTGCTCGTCAGTGACTTCGGGGCCCGCCAGGAGGGCGAGCAGCGCGTCGGCGGCCGCGTCGAACTCCGCCGCCACCTCGGCCGGGCTCCCCGCGAAGGCGCCGGCCGCGTGCTCCCGGGCCCAGGCGTCCAGCTGCTCGGCCAGCGCGCCCACCCCGGCCGCCCAGGCGGTCAGGGACAGCGCCGCGCGCCCCTCCAGTGGCTGGTCGATGTGCCGTGGCACCCAGGCGAGTTGCAGGGCCAGATGGGCCAGCAGCTCGCGCACCCGCCAACCGCCCAACCGGGTCGGCTCAGCGAGCAGCCGCGGTGCCTCGGGGTCCGCACAGAGCCGCCGTACGGCGGCGCGCAGCGCCTCGGTCTGCGCGGCCAGCGCGGCGCGCACCTTGACCGGGTCGTAGCTGCGGGCACGGCGGGCACTGGTCCCACGGGAAGTCGCCATGGGCCCACGCTACGCCGAAGGGCGGCCCACCCCGGAATCCGGAGCGGACCGCCCTTCGCAGCCGTGCTTCCTACGCGAGCAGCGCCTCGATCACGCCGGTGTGCGCGTCCTTCAGCTCGGCCAGCGAGACGGTGAACTGGCCCTGGACCTCCAGGACATCACCGTCCACCACGCCGATCCGGGTGGCCGGCAGGCCCCGAGCACCGCACATGTCGTTGAACCGGAGCTCCTCGCTGCGCGGGATCGCGACGACCGCGCGACCCGCCGACTCGGAGAACAGGAACACAAACGGGTCGAGGTCGGCGGGCACGATGATCCGCGCGCCGTTGCCGCCCTTGAGGCAGCTCTCCACCAGCGCCTGGGCCAGGCCGCCGTCCGAGAGGTCGTGCGCCGCGTCGATCATGCCGTCGCGCGAGGCGGCGATCAGGATGTCGGCGAGCAGCCGCTCGCGCTCCAGGTCGACCTTGGGCGGCAGGCCGCCCAGGTGGCCGTGGGCGACCTGCGACCAGGCGGAGCCGCCCAGTTCGTCGGCGGTGTCGCCGAGCAGGTAGAGGTGCTGGCCCTCCTCGGCGAAGCCGATCGGGGTACGCCGGGTCACGTCGTCGATGACGCCGAGCACCGCGACCACCGGGGTCGGGTGGATGGCGACGTCGCCGGTCTGGTTGTAGAGCGAGACGTTGCCGCCGGTCACCGGGGTGCCCAGGATCTGGCAGGCGTCGGCCAGGCCGCGGGTGGCCTCGGCGAACTGCCACATCACGTCCGGGTCCTCGGGGGAGCCGAAGTTGAGGCAGTCGGAGACCGCGAGCGGCTTGGCGCCGCCCGCCGCGACGTTGCGGTACGCCTCGGACAGCGCCAACTGCGCACCGGCGTACGGGTCCAGCTTGGCGAACCGGCCGTTGCCGTCGGTCGCCACCGAGACGCCGAGGTTGGTCTCCTCGTCGATCCGGACCATGCCGGAGTCCTCGGGGGTGGCCAGCACGGTGTTGCCGATCACGTACCGGTCGTACTGGTCGGTGATCCAGGACTTGGAGGCCTGGTTCGGCGAACCGGCCACCGCCAGCAGGGTCGCCTTCAGCTCCTCGCCGGTGACCGGGCGCTTGAGCCGCTCGGCGGTCGGCGCGTCGGCCTGCAGGGCGTCCTGCCAGGACGGCCGGGCGTACGGGCGCTGGTAGACCGGGCCGTCGTGCGCGACGGTGCGCGGCGGAACGTCCACGACCTGCTCGCCGTGCCAGAAGATCTCCAGGCGCTCGCCGTCGGTCACCTCACCGATCACGGTGGCGATGACGTCCCACTTCTCGCAGATCTCCAGGAAGCGCTCGACCTTGCCGGGCTCGACGATCGCGCACATGCGCTCCTGCGACTCGCTCATGAGGATCTCCTCAGGCGAGAGCGAGGAGTCGCGCAGCGGCACGGTGTCCAGCTCGACCCGCATGCCGCCGGAGCCGGCCGAGGCCAACTCCGAGGTGGCGCAGGAGAGTCCGGCGCCGCCGAGGTCCTGGATGCCGAGCACGAGCTTCTCGGAGAAGATCTCCAGAGTGCACTCGATGAGCAGCTTCTCCTGGAACGGGTCGCCGACCTGGACGGCCGGGCGCTTGGCCGGGCCGGTCGCGTCGAAGGTCTCCGAGGCCAGCACGGAGACGCCGCCGATGCCGTCGCCACCCGTCCGGGCGCCGTACAGGATGACCTTGTTGCCGGCGCCGCTGGCCTGCGCGAGGTGGATGTCCTCGTGCTTCATCACGCCCACGCAGAGGGCGTTGACCAGCGGGTTCCCCTGGTAGCAGGAGTCGAAGACGACCTCGCCGCCGATGTTCGGCAGGCCCAGGCAGTTGCCGTAGCCGCCGATGCCCGCGACGATCCCGGGCAGCACCCGGCGGGTGTCGGGGTGGTCGGCCGCACCGAAGCGCAGCGGGTCCATCACCGCGACCGGACGGGCGCCCATCGCCAGGATGTCGCGGACGATGCCGCCGATCCCGGTGGCCGCGCCCTGGTAGGGCTCGATGTACGACGGGTGGTTGTGCGACTCCACCTTGAAGGTGACCGCGTAGCCCTGGCCGACGTCCACCACACCGGCGTTCTCGCCGATGCCCACCAGCATGGCGTCATTGGCCGGAGCCTTCTCGCCGAACTGCTTGAGGTGCACCTTGGAGCTCTTGTAGGAGCAGTGCTCCGACCACATGACGGAGTACATCGCCAGCTCGGCGCCGGTGGGGCGGCGGCCGAGGATCTCCTTGATCCGGGCGTACTCGTCTGCCTTCAGGCCGAGTTCGGACCACGGCTGCTCGGCATCCGGGGTCTGCTCGGCGTTCTTGACGGTGTCCAGCGACATCAGGCGCTCACCAACTGCTTCAGTACGGACGTGAAGAAGCCCAGGCCCTCGGTGGTCGGGCCGGTCAACGGCTCGATCGCGTGCTCCGGGTGCGGCATCAGACCGACGACATTGCCGGCCGCGTTGCTGATGCCGGCGATGTCCCGGTAGGAGCCATTGGGGTTGACGTCAAGGTAGCGGGCGACAATGCGGCCCTCCGCCTCCAACGCGTCCAACACGTGCTCGTCGGCGACGAATCGGCCTTCGCCGTTCTTCAGCGGGACGACGATTTCCTGGCCCTGGGTGTAATCCGTGGTCCAGGCGGTCGACACGTTCTCGATCCGCAGCTTCT
This genomic window contains:
- a CDS encoding DUF3151 domain-containing protein; amino-acid sequence: MTERKNLLSGPAPTLLQEESEPYRRLAEESASPNQLAADYPWFSLAWAMLADDAFTEGRVVESYAYARTGYHRGLDSLRRAGWKGHGPIPWEHRANRGFLRCLAGLARAADAIKETEEATRCWEFLKDSSPEAYAELKQ
- a CDS encoding sterol carrier family protein, translating into MATSRGTSARRARSYDPVKVRAALAAQTEALRAAVRRLCADPEAPRLLAEPTRLGGWRVRELLAHLALQLAWVPRHIDQPLEGRAALSLTAWAAGVGALAEQLDAWAREHAAGAFAGSPAEVAAEFDAAADALLALLAGPEVTDEQRRLEIRLGSMTLADLLVTRLVETVVHADDLAAALGYPDFPHDRFALASVCRLLADAFADQVPGGSVELRIPPYAVVQAVAGPRHTRGTPPNVVETDPLNWIRLATGRLDWASAVDDALVTASGERSDLAAHLPVLG
- the purL gene encoding phosphoribosylformylglycinamidine synthase subunit PurL, whose product is MSLDTVKNAEQTPDAEQPWSELGLKADEYARIKEILGRRPTGAELAMYSVMWSEHCSYKSSKVHLKQFGEKAPANDAMLVGIGENAGVVDVGQGYAVTFKVESHNHPSYIEPYQGAATGIGGIVRDILAMGARPVAVMDPLRFGAADHPDTRRVLPGIVAGIGGYGNCLGLPNIGGEVVFDSCYQGNPLVNALCVGVMKHEDIHLAQASGAGNKVILYGARTGGDGIGGVSVLASETFDATGPAKRPAVQVGDPFQEKLLIECTLEIFSEKLVLGIQDLGGAGLSCATSELASAGSGGMRVELDTVPLRDSSLSPEEILMSESQERMCAIVEPGKVERFLEICEKWDVIATVIGEVTDGERLEIFWHGEQVVDVPPRTVAHDGPVYQRPYARPSWQDALQADAPTAERLKRPVTGEELKATLLAVAGSPNQASKSWITDQYDRYVIGNTVLATPEDSGMVRIDEETNLGVSVATDGNGRFAKLDPYAGAQLALSEAYRNVAAGGAKPLAVSDCLNFGSPEDPDVMWQFAEATRGLADACQILGTPVTGGNVSLYNQTGDVAIHPTPVVAVLGVIDDVTRRTPIGFAEEGQHLYLLGDTADELGGSAWSQVAHGHLGGLPPKVDLERERLLADILIAASRDGMIDAAHDLSDGGLAQALVESCLKGGNGARIIVPADLDPFVFLFSESAGRAVVAIPRSEELRFNDMCGARGLPATRIGVVDGDVLEVQGQFTVSLAELKDAHTGVIEALLA